One segment of Thunnus thynnus chromosome 19, fThuThy2.1, whole genome shotgun sequence DNA contains the following:
- the LOC137171288 gene encoding zinc finger protein 721-like yields the protein MQAAIKTEEEEEEEEPASQREDLLDFIDQDHHKSGMEENQNPERHTDNPIKREEVDSPSATTDKQEIDNSGSHSDNIVGGSNAPQCWLTPTIKQEKEEEEEQSISQRGDLLDFTNQDHYKSEMEENQNPEHQTNNPIKKEESDSPSATTDKQKQTGRKGLRHHRCQNSDGAFTTSTNLKIHQRVHAGEELHSCEQCGKAFTTDNNLKTHQRIHTGEKLYTCDQCGKTFRRDRNLKIHQRIHTGEKLYKCDQCGKIFTTDSCLKRHQHIHTGEKPYRCDQCGKTFTTDFNLKIHQHIHTGEKPYRCDQCGKTFTRDRNLKTHQRIHTGEKPYSCEQCVKTFATVGNLKTHQRIHTREELYWCEQCGKTFTTDFNLKTHQRIHTGEKPYWCEQCGKTFTSNSSLKRHQHIHTGEKLYSCEQCGTAFTDNSTLKRHQRIHTGEKPYKCEQCGKAFTFDSTLKAHIRAHTGEKPYSCEQCGKAFIDNSNLKRHQRSHTGKKPYWCEQCGKTFTRGSSLKIHQRIHSALKIITEGRSVREGTMDVEGVGDHTDQDRCKSGMEDNQNPDHRTDNPGIDNSSSNSNSLVGDSNAPQCWLPCTTKQEKEEEEEEQSISQRGDLLDFTNRDHYKSEMEENQNPEHQTNNPIESEESVSPSATTDKQKQTGTTGHKHHRCQHCDKAFSTSKYLKIHQRIHTGEELQSCEQCGKAFTTEYHLKSHQRIHSGEKPYKCDQCGKTFTRDTTLKVHHRVHTGEKPYRCDQCGKTFTNGCTLKSHQRIHTGEKPYTCDQCGKTFARYGTLKMHQRVHTGEKPYWCDQCGKTFTRDSTLERHQHIHTGEKPYSCDQCGKTFTEESYLKKHQRIHTGERPYWCDQCGKSFTTDSDLKIHQRIHTGEKPYWCDQCGKTFTGNSNLKRHQRSHTGEKPYWCDKCRKTYSSGYALKNHQRIHTGFKPHRCDQCGKTFTASSTLKVHQRIHTGEKPYWCEQCGKTFTSNRPLKDHQRIHSGEKLYSCEQCEKAFITNGALKVHQRIHTGEKPYWCEQCGKTFTSNRSLKDHQRIHTGEKLYSCEQCGKAFTFDSNLKIHQRIHTGEKPYWCEQCGKTFLRGSCLKIHQRIHNGEKPHKCEQCGKAFALASNLRRHRRTHTGEKPYSCDQCEKTFTRGSSLKNHQRSHSASC from the exons ATGCAAGCTGCCATTAAAaccgaagaagaagaagaagaggaagagccCGCCAGTCAGAGAGAAGACCTGTTAGATTTCATCGACCAGGACCACCACAAGAGCGGAATGGAGGAGAATCAGAACCCGGAGCGCCACACCGACAACCCCATTAAAAGGGAAGAAGTAGACTCACCCTCTGCTACCACCGATAAACAG gAGATAGATAACTCTGGTTCACACTCCGACAACATAgtaggtggcagtaatgcacctcaATGCTGGTTAACACCCaccataaaacaggaaaaagaagaagaagaagaacaatcCATCAGTCAGAGAGGAGACCTGCTGGATTTCACCAACCAGGACCATTACAAGAGTGAAATGGAGGAGAACCAGAACCCGGAGCACCAGACCAACAACCCCATTAAAAAGGAAGAATCAGACTCACCCTCTGCTACCACCGATAAACAG aaacaaacaggaagaaagggACTCAGACATCATCGCTGTCAGAACTCTGACGGAGCCTTCACAACATCAACAAATTTAAAGATTCATCAGAGAGTTCATGCAGGAGAGGAACTTCACAGCTGTGAGCAATGTGGAAAAGCTTTTACTACAGACAATAATCTAAAAActcaccaacgcattcacactggagagaagctgTACACATGTGACCagtgtgggaaaactttcagaAGAGACCGTAatctaaaaatccaccaacgcattcacactggagagaagctgTATAAATGTGACCAGTGTGGGAAAATTTTCACGACAGACAGTTGTCTAAAAAGGCACCAACACATTCatactggagagaagccgtacagATGTGACCagtgtgggaaaactttcaccaCAGACTTTAatctaaaaatccaccaacacattcatactggagagaagccgtacagATGTGACCagtgtgggaaaactttcacaaGAGACCGTAATCTAAAAACCCACCAACgtattcacactggagagaagccgtacagCTGTGAGCAATGTGTAAAAACTTTTGCTACTGTTGGTAATCTAAAAacccaccaacgcattcacactagAGAGGAGCTGTACtggtgtgagcaatgtgggaaaactttcactacaGACTTTAATCTGAAAacccaccaacgcattcacactggagagaagccatactggtgtgagcaatgtgggaaaacttttaCTTCTAACAGTAGTCTAAAAAGGCACCAACatattcacactggagagaagctgtacagctgtgagcaatgtgggacAGCTTTTACTGATAACAGTACTCTAAAAAGGCACCagcgcattcacactggagagaagccgtacaagtgtgagcaatgtgggaaagcttTTACTTTTGACAGTACTCTAAAAGCCCACATACGCgctcacactggagagaagccgtacagctgtgagcaatgtgggaaagcttTTATTGATAACAGCAATCTAAAAAGGCACCAACGTTCTCACACTGGAAagaagccgtactggtgtgagcaatgtgggaaaactttcactcgGGGCAGTTCCTTAAAaatccaccaacgcattcactcAGCATTGA AAATCATTACAGAGGGGCGGTCGGTTAGAGAGGGGACCATGGATGTAGAAGGCGTAGGGGACCACACCGACCAGGACCGCTGCAAGAGCGGAATGGAGGACAACCAGAACCCGGATCACCGCACCGACAACCCC ggGATAGATAACTCAAGTTCAAACTCCAACAGCCTAGTGGGTGACAGTAATGCACCTCAGTGCTGGTTGCCATGCActacaaaacaggaaaaagaagaagaagaagaagaacagtccATCAGTCAGAGAGGAGACCTGCTGGATTTCACCAATCGGGACCACTACAAGAGTGAAATGGAGGAGAACCAAAACCCAGAGCACCAGACCAACAACCCCATTGAAAGTGAAGAATCAGTCTCACCCTCTGCAACCACAGATAAACAG aaacaaacaggaacaacaggacacaaacatcACCGCTGTCAGCACTGTGACAAAGCCTTCTCGACATCAAAGTATTTAAAGATTCATCAGAGAattcacacaggagaggaaCTTCAAAGCTGTGAACAATGTGGGAAAGCTTTTACTACAGAGTATCATCTAAAATCCCATCAACGCATTCACAGTGGAGAGAAACCGTACAagtgtgaccaatgtgggaaaaccTTCACTAGAGACACTACTCTAAAAGTGCACCACCgtgttcacactggagagaaaccgtacagatgtgaccaatgtgggaaaactttcactaaTGGATGTACTCTAAAAagccaccaacgcattcacactggagagaaaccgtacacgtgtgaccaatgtgggaaaactttcgcTAGATATGGTACTCTAAAAATGCACCAACGcgttcacacaggagagaaaccgtactggtgtgaccaatgtgggaaaactttcactagAGACAGTACTCTAGAAAGGCACCAACACATTCatactggagagaagccgtacagctgtgaccaatgtgggaagaCTTTTACTGAAGAAAGTTATCTAAAAAAGCACCagcgcattcacactggagagaggCCGTACTGGTGTGACCAATGTGGAAAAAGTTTTACTACAGACTCTGatctaaaaatccaccaacgcattcacactggagagaagccgtactggtgtgaccaatgtgggaaaactttcactggAAACAGTAATCTAAAAAGGCACCAACGGAGTCATACTGGAGAGAAGCCATACTGGTGTGACAAATGTAGGAAAACTTACAGTTCAGGCTATGCTCTAAAAaaccaccaacgcattcacactggattTAAGCCACACCggtgtgaccaatgtgggaaaactttcactgcAAGCAGTACTCTAAAAgtccaccaacgcattcacactggagagaagccgtactggtgtgagcaatgtgggaaaacttttaCTAGTAACCGTCCTCTAAAAgaccaccaacgcattcacagtGGAGAGAAGCTGTACAGCTGTGAGCAATGTGAGAAAGCTTTTATTACAAATGGTGCTCTAAAAgtccaccaacgcattcacactggagagaagccgtactggtgtgagcaatgtgggaaaacttttaCTAGTAACCGTTCTCTAAAAgaccaccaacgcattcacactggagagaagctgtacagctgtgagcaatgtgggaaagcttTTACTTTTGACAGTAatctaaaaatccaccaacgcatccacactggagagaagccgtactggtgtgagcaatgtgggaaaactttcctTCGGGGAAGTTGCTTAAAAATCCACCAGCGCATTCACAATGGAGAGAAGCCTCACAagtgtgagcaatgtgggaaagcttTTGCTTTAGCCAGTAATCTAAGAAGGCACCGGCGcactcacactggagagaagccgtacagCTGTGACCAATGTGAGAAAACTTTCACTCGGGGCAGTTCCTTAAAAAACCACCAACGCAGTCACTCAGCATcgtgttga
- the LOC137171148 gene encoding astacin-like metalloendopeptidase: MLHLILAALLFTEYLKYVETSPIRESSKAFKENWFTRALHYMESYPETLEELMSKDSAVLEGDMMLSSDRNAVDRTWPTTQIPYVISPELASRTDDILSAMKMVSENTCISFHKRTSETDYLLFKTSKGCASYVGFISGEQGVFIGPPCIVGNIVHEILHALGFHHEHTRTDREQHITILPHNIMAGMERNFKKQQGETFELPYDVKSIMHYGSGFFSANGLPTIVPNVDVEEMGQRVKMTEMDIKRVRHLYSCDSTKKQTEKESSDVKKEDDTARYILVHDVKTTNQSQDSANKPEKDHRHTTAAPSDSIKKLDAATGGRNKTNREKL; this comes from the exons ATGCTGCATCTGATCCTTGCTGCACTTTTATTCACTGAATACCTCAAATATG TTGAAACCAGTCCTATACGGGAGTCCAGTAAAG catTTAAAGAAAACTGGTTCACCAGGGCGTTGCATTATATGGAGTCATACCCTGAAACTTTAGAAG AACTTATGTCTAAGGACTCTGCAGTGTTGGAGGGTGACATGATGCTGTCA AGTGACAGGAATGCAGTGGACCGCACGTGGCCAACAACGCAGATACCGTACGTCATCAGCCCAGAGCTGG CCAGTCGGACAGACGACATCCTCTCTGCTATGAAGATGGTGTCAGAAAACACTTGCATTTCCTTCCACAAGCGAACCTCTGAGACGGACTACCTGCTTTTCAAAACCAGTAAAGG CTGTGCTTCGTATGTGGGCTTCATCAGTGGCGAGCAGGGCGTGTTCATCGGGCCACCGTGCATTGTGGGTAACATCGTGCACGAGATCCTTCACGCTCTGGGCTTCCACCATGAGCACACGAGGACGGACCGCGAACAACACATCACAATTCTCCCTCATAATATTATGGCAG GGATGGAGAGAAACTTCAAAAAGCAACAAGGCGAAACCTTTGAACTTCCTTATGATGTAAAGTCTATCATGCACTATGGAAG TGGGTTTTTTTCAGCCAACGGCCTGCCCACCATCGTACCAAACGTTGACGTGGAGGAGATGGGACAGAGAGTCAAAATGACAGAGATGGACATCAAGAGAGTTCGTCACCTCTACAGCTGTG actccacaaaaaagcagacagagaagGAAAGCAGTGACGTTAAGAAGGAGGACGATACAGCCAGATACATATTGGTCCACGACGTGAAGACGACCAACCAGAGTCAAGATTCAGCCAACAAACCAGAGAAAGATCACCGTCATACGACTGCAGCTCCATCTGACTCGATAAAGAAACTCGATGCTGCCACTGGAGGGCGCAATAAGACCAACAGAGAAAAACTgtga